One window of the Streptomyces sp. B3I8 genome contains the following:
- a CDS encoding MFS transporter, with amino-acid sequence MLCASGFMAGLDVFIVNVALDDIGHDFPGASLADTSWILNAYAIAYAALLVPLGSLADRYGAKRGFLLGLALFTSASAACAAGPSLWALVLFRGLQAAGAAALTPAGLGLLLAATAPERRTRALRIWSASGALAAAAGPGLGGLLVQSSWRWIFLVNLPVGVLALVAGARFLPEVRKTATGRIPDVFAGMVLALSIGSLSLALVKGPDWGWASPATAECLLLAAAGAAVFAHRTARHPAPLVEPALLRVKAFAWSNATALLFSVAFGANLLAIVLWTQQVWHYSAVRTGLAVAPGPLMVPLFAALAQYVTRRVPAGVIATVGSLLYGLAAALLALRVETHPHYATGLLPSMLLSGAGVGLTMPTILACATADLRPAQGATGSAMVNMSQQVGNSLGIAALVATLTATTASGDAARPSPHGWWLVSGAALLAALCALGMTPRRKTADATFVEAPSRAASAAP; translated from the coding sequence GTGCTGTGTGCGTCCGGCTTCATGGCGGGTCTGGACGTGTTCATCGTGAACGTGGCTCTCGACGACATCGGCCATGACTTCCCCGGCGCCTCCCTGGCGGACACGAGCTGGATCCTGAACGCCTATGCCATCGCCTACGCCGCGCTGCTGGTGCCGCTGGGAAGCCTGGCCGACCGCTACGGCGCCAAGCGCGGCTTCCTGCTGGGCCTGGCGTTGTTCACCTCGGCCAGTGCCGCGTGTGCGGCCGGCCCCTCACTGTGGGCCCTGGTCCTCTTCCGCGGCCTGCAGGCCGCAGGAGCGGCGGCGCTGACCCCGGCCGGCCTGGGCCTGCTGCTCGCGGCCACGGCTCCCGAACGGCGCACCAGGGCGCTGCGGATCTGGTCCGCCTCCGGCGCCCTGGCCGCAGCCGCCGGACCGGGTCTGGGCGGGCTGCTGGTGCAGTCGTCCTGGCGGTGGATCTTCCTGGTCAACCTGCCGGTGGGCGTGCTGGCACTCGTTGCCGGTGCCCGCTTCCTCCCCGAGGTCCGCAAGACCGCGACGGGCAGGATCCCGGACGTCTTCGCGGGCATGGTCCTCGCGCTGTCGATCGGCTCGCTCAGTCTGGCCCTCGTCAAGGGCCCCGACTGGGGCTGGGCATCGCCCGCGACCGCGGAATGCCTCCTGCTGGCCGCCGCGGGAGCCGCCGTGTTCGCCCATCGCACGGCACGCCACCCTGCGCCCCTGGTCGAGCCCGCCCTGCTCCGGGTGAAGGCGTTCGCCTGGTCCAACGCCACGGCACTGCTGTTCTCCGTCGCCTTCGGCGCCAACCTGCTGGCCATCGTCTTGTGGACGCAACAGGTGTGGCACTACAGCGCGGTCAGGACGGGACTGGCCGTCGCCCCGGGACCGCTCATGGTGCCGCTGTTCGCCGCGCTCGCGCAGTACGTGACGCGCCGGGTGCCGGCCGGTGTGATTGCCACCGTCGGCAGCCTGCTGTACGGGCTCGCCGCCGCGCTGCTGGCGCTACGGGTCGAGACGCATCCCCACTACGCCACCGGCCTGCTGCCCAGCATGCTCCTCTCGGGAGCAGGCGTAGGGCTCACCATGCCGACCATCCTCGCCTGCGCCACCGCCGACCTGCGCCCCGCCCAGGGCGCCACGGGATCGGCCATGGTCAACATGAGCCAGCAGGTCGGCAACAGCCTCGGCATCGCGGCCCTGGTCGCCACCCTCACGGCCACCACCGCCTCCGGCGACGCCGCACGCCCCTCCCCGCACGGCTGGTGGCTCGTGTCGGGCGCCGCGCTCCTCGCGGCGCTGTGCGCCCTGGGCATGACCCCGCGCCGCAAGACGGCCGACGCCACCTTCGTGGAGGCACCCTCTCGGGCCGCCTCCGCAGCACCATGA
- a CDS encoding GlxA family transcriptional regulator, whose protein sequence is MSHPRHTVAVVVFDAVQLLDVTGPVEVFTTANRYGAHYDVRVVSPTGADITTSSGLVVGVNGPLSSLPRRIGTLLVPGRSDWRAAVGDTDLVENITRLTGRAARVASVCAGAFVLAASGTLDGRRATTHWELAPELAAAFPQVRVESDPVFVRDGHVVTSAGVTAGIDLALALVEEDRGAEVARSVARQLVVFMARPGGQAQFSARMAPRHPRHLAVRRVMDHVGADPAAEHTLDSLAAVGGVSTRHLGRLFRTEIGMPPGQYVESIRVEAAQALLENGSSTVEEVAQQAGFGSSESLRRVFQHTLGVSPTAYRARFRSTAGSRRIVAA, encoded by the coding sequence GTGTCCCACCCCCGTCACACGGTGGCCGTCGTCGTCTTCGACGCCGTCCAGCTTCTCGACGTCACCGGCCCGGTCGAGGTCTTCACGACCGCCAATCGCTACGGCGCGCACTACGACGTCCGCGTCGTCTCACCCACCGGTGCCGACATCACCACCTCCTCGGGACTGGTGGTCGGCGTCAACGGTCCGCTCTCCTCGCTTCCCCGCCGGATCGGCACTCTGCTGGTGCCCGGACGCAGCGACTGGCGGGCCGCTGTCGGCGACACAGATCTGGTGGAGAACATCACGCGCCTGACCGGCCGGGCCGCGCGCGTCGCCTCCGTGTGCGCGGGAGCGTTCGTCCTGGCCGCGAGCGGCACGCTGGACGGCCGGCGCGCCACGACGCACTGGGAGCTCGCACCGGAGCTGGCGGCCGCCTTCCCCCAGGTCCGGGTGGAAAGTGATCCGGTCTTCGTCCGGGACGGCCACGTGGTCACGTCGGCCGGCGTCACGGCGGGCATCGACCTCGCGCTGGCCCTGGTCGAGGAGGACCGGGGGGCCGAGGTGGCGCGCAGCGTGGCCCGACAACTGGTCGTCTTCATGGCCAGGCCCGGCGGGCAGGCGCAGTTCAGCGCCCGCATGGCTCCCCGCCACCCCCGGCACCTGGCGGTGCGACGGGTGATGGACCATGTGGGCGCCGACCCTGCGGCCGAGCACACCCTCGATTCGCTGGCCGCCGTCGGTGGGGTGAGCACCCGGCATCTGGGACGGCTCTTCCGCACCGAGATCGGCATGCCGCCCGGGCAGTACGTCGAATCCATCAGGGTGGAGGCCGCTCAGGCCCTTCTGGAGAACGGCAGCAGCACGGTGGAAGAAGTGGCGCAGCAGGCGGGGTTCGGTTCCTCGGAGTCCCTGCGCCGGGTCTTCCAGCACACCCTCGGCGTCTCACCGACGGCCTACCGTGCCCGCTTCCGGAGCACCGCGGGCAGTCGCCGCATCGTCGCGGCCTGA
- a CDS encoding MFS transporter, whose product MSAPEPATSLSRHGDPPRPVRTAGHSPSRILALSSFGVFAVFLDTTIVNVAFETISRSFDTTTSKLAWVLNAYSLAFAAILVPAGRLADRYGRKKIFLIGLGGFALMSALCGLAPRPVCSSPAGRSRRCSRPLSSPRRWLWSCRSFPEPGGMSRSAPGGGNGCRRCGLRADARRTADAVRVLALVLPGQRADLRGRDRFRCADPVRVPRSACRGIPDPVAVVLVAAVPAALSYAVIKGPTRGWSSAVVIAAFAGAVVLTPLLLWRSATAARPVIDLSLFRDRQFSLMNLAMLLFSVSFFGMLLNNVIFLQQVWGYSVLRAALAGAPGPLLVAFISRPTSGLAARIGFRPVLLLGGVTWMAGAALLAVGVGASPHWATHWLAAVLLTGAGIGLTLPVQAGVAVASLPDHRSGTGSAVSQSFRQLGAVLGISLFVAVVGDSGPAQAVGAFPHVWWVFGAVGLVSGLIVCLPVQARGTGGPEPVGAVGAAADLSR is encoded by the coding sequence ATGTCCGCACCGGAACCCGCCACCTCGCTGTCCCGGCACGGCGATCCGCCGCGGCCCGTACGGACCGCGGGGCACAGCCCGTCGCGCATCCTCGCGCTCAGCAGCTTCGGCGTGTTCGCCGTCTTCCTGGACACCACGATCGTCAACGTGGCCTTCGAGACGATCAGCCGCAGTTTTGACACCACCACGAGCAAGCTGGCGTGGGTCCTCAACGCCTACAGCCTGGCCTTCGCAGCGATCCTCGTCCCCGCCGGCCGTCTGGCGGACCGCTACGGCCGCAAGAAGATCTTCCTGATCGGTCTCGGCGGGTTCGCCCTCATGAGCGCGCTGTGCGGGCTCGCCCCACGCCCGGTGTGCTCATCGCCGGCCGGGCGCTCCAGGCGGTGTTCGCGGCCCTTGTCGTCCCCACGTCGTTGGCTCTGGTCCTGCCGGAGTTTCCCGGAGCCAGGCGGCATGTCGCGGTCGGCACCTGGGGGGGGCAATGGGTGCCGCCGCTGCGGCCTGCGGGCCGACGCTCGGCGCACTGCTGACGCAGTACGCGTCCTGGCGCTGGTTCTTCCTGGTCAACGTGCCGATCTGCGCGGCCGTGATCGTTTTCGGTGTGCGGATCCTGTGCGAGTCCCGCGATCCGCATGCCGGGGGATCCCTGATCCGGTGGCCGTGGTGCTGGTGGCCGCGGTTCCCGCTGCTTTGAGCTACGCCGTCATCAAGGGCCCCACCCGGGGCTGGAGTTCGGCTGTCGTCATCGCCGCGTTCGCGGGGGCCGTCGTGCTGACCCCGCTGCTGTTGTGGCGCTCGGCGACGGCGGCCCGGCCGGTGATCGATCTGTCGCTGTTCCGCGACCGGCAGTTCAGCCTGATGAACCTGGCGATGCTGCTGTTCTCCGTGTCTTTCTTCGGGATGTTGCTGAACAACGTCATCTTCTTGCAGCAGGTCTGGGGGTATTCGGTTCTGCGGGCTGCTCTGGCCGGCGCCCCGGGGCCGCTGCTCGTGGCGTTCATCTCCCGTCCGACCAGCGGCCTGGCGGCGCGGATCGGGTTCCGGCCCGTTCTTCTTCTCGGTGGTGTGACCTGGATGGCCGGGGCCGCGCTTCTCGCGGTCGGAGTCGGCGCCTCGCCCCACTGGGCCACGCACTGGCTGGCCGCCGTGCTGCTGACCGGTGCCGGTATCGGTCTGACGCTGCCTGTCCAGGCCGGCGTCGCGGTCGCGTCACTGCCCGACCACAGGAGCGGGACGGGTTCCGCCGTGAGTCAGAGTTTCCGGCAACTGGGTGCCGTGCTAGGTATCAGTCTGTTCGTGGCCGTCGTCGGGGATTCCGGGCCGGCGCAGGCTGTCGGTGCTTTCCCGCACGTGTGGTGGGTGTTCGGCGCGGTGGGCCTGGTCAGCGGGCTGATCGTCTGCCTTCCGGTACAGGCTCGAGGTACCGGCGGACCGGAGCCGGTCGGGGCCGTCGGCGCGGCGGCCGACCTCTCGCGTTGA
- a CDS encoding helix-turn-helix domain-containing protein produces MESTHMTLVGELADRTTWTADDCSIDGTMRVLGTRSAMLIMREAHYGTTRYDDFVQRVGITEAVAAARLRELVAAGLLERRPYQEPGQRTRHEYVLTPAGVDFQPVLVALMQWGDQHVPRPSGPPLTLHHTDCGEPVAARLMCAAGHEVKPEEVTVRSTRR; encoded by the coding sequence ATGGAATCGACGCACATGACCTTGGTGGGTGAACTGGCCGACCGGACGACGTGGACTGCCGACGACTGCTCCATCGACGGGACGATGCGCGTTCTGGGAACCCGGTCCGCCATGCTCATCATGCGTGAGGCGCATTACGGGACCACCCGGTACGACGACTTCGTACAACGCGTCGGCATCACGGAGGCCGTCGCCGCGGCACGCCTGCGGGAACTGGTGGCCGCGGGGCTTCTGGAACGCCGCCCCTATCAGGAGCCCGGACAGCGCACCCGTCATGAATACGTGCTGACTCCGGCCGGCGTGGACTTCCAGCCGGTTCTGGTCGCGCTCATGCAGTGGGGCGACCAGCACGTGCCCCGACCCTCCGGGCCCCCGCTGACCCTGCACCACACGGACTGCGGCGAGCCGGTGGCCGCGCGGCTGATGTGCGCCGCGGGGCATGAGGTGAAACCCGAAGAGGTCACGGTGCGGTCGACCCGGCGTTAG
- a CDS encoding transposase: MLVVVAEKRRKFTAEFHEGAVRIVTGTGKPVPEVAEDLGINGTTPASWVSRAKRAEKAAPEGQDALIARLTAENAALKKENKVEYVHRHTFRTRAAARLRIATWITDFYHTRRLHSVCEFTSPINHENDHRAGLTVRPAA; encoded by the coding sequence ATGTTGGTTGTCGTGGCGGAGAAGCGTCGCAAGTTCACGGCGGAGTTTCATGAGGGGGCGGTACGCATCGTGACGGGCACTGGGAAGCCGGTCCCCGAGGTCGCGGAGGACCTGGGGATCAACGGGACGACTCCGGCGAGCTGGGTCTCGCGGGCGAAGCGAGCCGAGAAGGCCGCACCGGAGGGCCAGGACGCGTTGATCGCCCGGCTGACGGCGGAGAACGCGGCCTTGAAGAAGGAGAACAAGGTCGAGTACGTCCACCGTCACACCTTCCGCACCCGCGCAGCGGCCCGACTCAGGATCGCCACCTGGATCACCGACTTCTACCACACCCGCCGACTACACAGCGTGTGCGAGTTCACAAGCCCGATCAACCACGAGAACGACCACCGAGCCGGCCTCACAGTGAGGCCGGCGGCATAG
- a CDS encoding aldo/keto reductase, whose product MKGPRSARLFPRAASRCTGDASESNRPIVEVVREIAGRTGITPGQPALAWVLAQGKEIVTLPGTKRVVHLEENVAAG is encoded by the coding sequence TTGAAGGGGCCGCGGTCTGCGCGTCTGTTCCCGAGGGCCGCCTCCCGGTGCACCGGCGACGCTTCTGAGAGCAACAGGCCCATCGTCGAGGTGGTGCGCGAGATCGCCGGCCGCACGGGCATCACCCCGGGACAGCCGGCTCTCGCCTGGGTCCTCGCCCAGGGAAAGGAGATCGTCACGCTCCCCGGCACCAAGAGGGTCGTCCACCTGGAGGAGAACGTCGCCGCGGGCTGA
- a CDS encoding helix-turn-helix domain-containing protein → MVARRDPQTVAGRPCAVAASVQLIGDRWSMLVIREVIFGNHQFSQIARNTGAPRDRLTARLRDLVEAGVLERRPVSEGARHEGYYLTEAGEDLRHVVRALLAWGDKWAVTTPPMRLTHHDHPLEPESHCSACGEKVDDADLTEEMLVPGWDMRGRLDEVVAEA, encoded by the coding sequence GTGGTTGCCCGACGTGATCCCCAGACCGTTGCCGGCCGGCCGTGCGCCGTCGCGGCGTCCGTGCAGCTGATCGGCGACCGCTGGTCGATGCTGGTGATCCGGGAAGTGATCTTCGGTAATCACCAGTTCAGCCAGATCGCCCGCAACACGGGCGCCCCGCGTGACCGGCTGACAGCACGGCTCCGCGACCTGGTCGAGGCGGGGGTGCTCGAACGGCGCCCCGTGAGCGAGGGCGCCCGCCACGAGGGCTACTACCTCACCGAGGCCGGCGAGGACCTTCGCCACGTCGTGCGGGCACTGCTCGCCTGGGGTGACAAGTGGGCTGTGACCACCCCTCCGATGCGCCTGACCCACCACGATCACCCGCTGGAGCCGGAGAGCCACTGCTCCGCCTGCGGCGAGAAGGTCGACGACGCCGATCTCACCGAGGAAATGCTCGTGCCCGGGTGGGACATGCGAGGACGGCTGGACGAGGTGGTGGCCGAGGCGTGA
- a CDS encoding NAD(P)H-binding protein, translating into MILITGATGTIGSEVVKALLPAQADRLRVLTRNPDAVFPEGTEKVVADLGNGDLARALDGVRTVFSLTEGLNIAAHGQRLIDAAQQAGVERIVKLSVRNVAHGATDPITSLHRADEDAIRGSGIGWTFLRPTGFMSNALNWVGMITGDQVVHAPFAAGRGAFVDPADIAAVAAACLTQDGHNHRIYELTGPDPLSPADQVAILSKVLGRDLQYAEADPTGWVAQMVSYGMPEEHANAIGEQFRSTLEPWSSEPTSDVTAVTNRPARSFIDWAEAHRNELLTPASW; encoded by the coding sequence ATGATTTTGATCACCGGAGCCACCGGCACCATCGGTTCGGAAGTCGTCAAAGCGCTTCTCCCCGCCCAGGCGGATCGCCTCCGGGTCCTCACCCGCAATCCCGACGCGGTTTTCCCCGAAGGCACCGAGAAGGTCGTGGCCGATCTCGGTAACGGCGATCTGGCACGCGCGCTGGACGGTGTACGCACCGTGTTCTCGCTGACCGAAGGGCTCAACATAGCCGCGCACGGCCAGCGGCTCATCGACGCGGCGCAGCAGGCGGGCGTCGAGCGGATCGTCAAGCTGTCCGTACGCAACGTCGCTCACGGCGCCACCGACCCGATCACCAGCCTGCACCGGGCCGACGAGGACGCCATTCGCGGCAGCGGTATCGGCTGGACGTTCCTGCGGCCCACCGGCTTCATGTCCAACGCGCTCAACTGGGTGGGAATGATCACGGGCGACCAGGTCGTGCACGCCCCGTTCGCCGCCGGCCGGGGTGCCTTCGTCGACCCGGCAGACATCGCCGCGGTCGCCGCGGCCTGCCTCACCCAGGACGGCCACAACCACCGGATCTACGAGCTCACGGGTCCCGATCCGCTCAGCCCCGCCGACCAGGTCGCCATCCTCAGCAAGGTGCTGGGCCGCGACCTGCAGTACGCCGAGGCCGACCCGACCGGCTGGGTCGCGCAGATGGTGTCCTATGGCATGCCCGAGGAGCACGCGAACGCCATCGGGGAGCAATTCCGCTCCACCCTGGAACCGTGGAGCTCCGAGCCGACCAGCGACGTCACCGCCGTCACGAACCGCCCGGCTCGAAGCTTCATCGACTGGGCCGAGGCCCACCGCAACGAGCTGCTCACCCCGGCCAGTTGGTGA
- a CDS encoding HD domain-containing protein yields MGINDAGVADVEVPGTKLAREATELIRDTTSELIYHHSRRVYFFGSLQGRNRGLDFDPELLYIGAMFHDVGLGEAFHGSGRRFEVDSAEEAKRFLAARGIPEDSIRRVWTAIALHTTPGIPQFMEPEVALVTAGVEYDVLGIGYGEIPEADRAGIVALHPRPAFKRRILKAFTDGIRPKPDTTFGNVKADVLEHFVPGFQRGDFVRTILESPWKE; encoded by the coding sequence ATGGGAATTAACGACGCCGGGGTGGCGGACGTGGAGGTGCCCGGGACGAAACTGGCCCGCGAGGCAACGGAGCTGATCCGGGACACCACGAGCGAGCTCATCTACCACCACTCACGCCGGGTGTACTTCTTCGGCAGCCTGCAGGGACGCAACCGCGGCCTCGACTTCGACCCGGAACTGCTCTACATCGGCGCCATGTTCCACGATGTGGGCCTCGGCGAGGCCTTCCACGGCAGTGGCCGCCGCTTCGAGGTGGACAGCGCGGAGGAGGCGAAGCGGTTCCTGGCGGCGCGCGGGATCCCGGAAGACAGCATTCGCCGTGTCTGGACGGCGATCGCCCTGCACACCACGCCCGGGATCCCGCAGTTCATGGAGCCGGAGGTGGCCCTGGTCACCGCCGGGGTGGAGTACGACGTCCTGGGCATCGGCTACGGTGAGATCCCGGAAGCCGACCGGGCCGGGATCGTGGCCCTGCACCCGCGCCCCGCCTTCAAGCGCCGGATCCTCAAGGCGTTCACCGACGGCATCCGCCCGAAGCCGGACACGACGTTCGGCAACGTGAAGGCGGACGTCCTGGAGCACTTCGTCCCCGGCTTCCAGCGCGGCGATTTCGTTCGTACGATCCTTGAGTCCCCGTGGAAGGAGTAG